Proteins from a genomic interval of Actinoalloteichus hymeniacidonis:
- a CDS encoding Gfo/Idh/MocA family protein — translation MTDRDARLRWGVIATGKIASVVTEDLHRVDEVEVLAVSSRSQARATEFAERHRIPRAYDDYRRLLADPDIDVVYIATPHSQHHEVAKAALIAGKHVLCEKPFTLTVAEAEDLAALARIHGRFLMEAMWTRFNPLIQQLRTLVADGVLGQVHTISADFGFAHRYDPTHRLWDPAQGGGALLDLGVYPISFAHMLLGEPIGLEAHGALAPSGVDADTGLLLRYPDGGHAVLRCSLRAALDARAGISGPLGRIDLPELFFRPTELIVRITGEEPVTHSIELDGAGYTYQLREVCRGIRAGEVESPQLTHAESIAVQRTLVAAMETVGARVG, via the coding sequence GTGACCGACAGGGATGCACGACTGCGTTGGGGAGTCATCGCCACGGGCAAGATCGCCTCGGTGGTGACCGAGGATCTACATCGGGTCGACGAGGTCGAGGTCCTCGCGGTCTCGTCCCGTTCACAGGCCAGGGCGACGGAGTTCGCGGAGCGACATCGGATTCCCCGCGCCTACGACGACTACCGGCGCTTATTGGCGGACCCGGACATCGACGTGGTCTACATCGCGACACCCCACTCCCAACACCACGAGGTGGCCAAGGCCGCGCTGATCGCAGGCAAACACGTCCTGTGCGAGAAGCCGTTCACGTTGACCGTGGCGGAGGCCGAGGATCTGGCCGCCCTGGCCAGGATCCATGGCCGCTTCCTGATGGAGGCCATGTGGACTCGGTTCAACCCGCTGATCCAGCAGCTGCGCACGCTGGTCGCCGACGGCGTGCTCGGCCAGGTCCACACCATCTCCGCCGACTTCGGCTTCGCCCATCGCTATGACCCGACGCACCGGCTGTGGGACCCGGCCCAGGGCGGCGGCGCGTTACTGGACCTCGGGGTCTACCCGATCTCCTTCGCGCACATGCTCTTGGGCGAACCCATCGGACTCGAGGCCCACGGCGCCCTGGCACCCAGCGGCGTCGACGCCGATACCGGCCTTCTCCTGCGGTACCCCGACGGCGGCCATGCCGTGCTCCGCTGCTCCCTCCGGGCCGCGCTGGACGCCCGAGCAGGCATCTCGGGCCCGCTCGGCCGCATCGACCTGCCCGAGCTCTTCTTCCGGCCGACCGAGCTCATCGTCCGGATCACCGGGGAGGAACCGGTGACCCACTCGATCGAGCTGGACGGCGCCGGGTACACCTACCAGCTCCGCGAGGTCTGCCGGGGCATTCGTGCAGGCGAGGTCGAGAGCCCGCAGCTCACCCATGCCGAGTCCATCGCGGTACAG
- a CDS encoding FadR/GntR family transcriptional regulator: MSLTDTAITKIRGMIVAGELRPGDRLPREADLADRLGLSRNSLREAVRALSLIRVLDVRQGDGTYVTSLEPSVLLEAMGFIVDLHRDDSLLQFFEVRRILEPAAASLAAQSADDAQVADLAALLDDLGADPSVDQLLANDLEFHRRVASVSGNEVLVSLIETVSSRTQRARIWRGLTENGAVQRTIAEHRAILDAIRSRRPDLAAAAMTMHVAGVEQWLRAQAQLDDGNG, from the coding sequence GTGTCGCTGACCGACACGGCCATCACGAAGATCCGCGGCATGATCGTCGCTGGGGAGCTGCGACCGGGCGACCGGTTGCCGCGTGAGGCTGATCTGGCCGATCGGCTGGGGTTGTCCCGGAATTCGCTCCGCGAAGCGGTGCGCGCGCTCTCCCTCATCCGGGTGCTGGACGTCCGACAGGGCGACGGCACCTACGTCACCAGCCTGGAGCCCTCGGTGTTGTTGGAGGCGATGGGCTTCATCGTCGACCTGCACCGCGACGACAGCCTGCTCCAGTTCTTCGAGGTGCGCCGCATCCTGGAACCCGCCGCCGCGTCGCTGGCCGCGCAGTCCGCGGACGACGCACAGGTAGCGGATCTCGCCGCACTGCTCGACGATCTCGGCGCCGATCCCTCGGTCGACCAACTCCTCGCCAACGACCTGGAGTTCCATCGCCGGGTCGCCTCGGTCAGCGGGAACGAGGTGTTGGTGTCGTTGATCGAGACGGTGTCCAGTCGCACCCAGCGGGCCAGGATCTGGCGAGGGCTCACCGAGAACGGCGCGGTGCAGCGCACGATCGCCGAGCACCGCGCCATCCTCGACGCCATCCGCTCGCGGCGGCCGGACCTGGCGGCCGCCGCGATGACCATGCACGTGGCAGGCGTGGAGCAGTGGCTACGCGCGCAGGCTCAACTCGATGACGGGAACGGCTGA
- a CDS encoding alpha-L-fucosidase, whose translation MTSAADTEWFTEARFGLFVHWGLYSLAARHEWVKLRERLGDEHYDRYLEQFRADRYDPAQWAADAKAAGMRYAILTSKHHEGFCLWDSALTDYKATNTPAGRDLLAEFVTAFRAEGLRVGFYHSLIDWHHPDYPLDWMHPAWRSGVEPGGDLPSYVEYLHGQVEELVTAHHPDVLWFDFSFPEFPPEKDAPGKGRADWQSDRLVRRIRELDPNVLINDRLDLPGSADFVTPEEMAPHAQPPAGERAVPWESCRTLNGSWGYAPSFQQWLDAGQILRLLIDGVAKNGNLLLNVGPTGRGEFEPRARRLLAEVGEWMRLHGESIHGAGASTEVQAPADCRITQSGDRVFVHLFSWPAGHLVLEGLAGRLRYASFLHDGAEVPFVEVRDWVADVPHRVALGPEGSVVLTLPARQPESAVPVIELSLRA comes from the coding sequence ATGACGTCCGCAGCCGACACCGAATGGTTCACCGAGGCACGCTTCGGGTTGTTCGTGCACTGGGGTCTCTACTCGCTGGCCGCTCGACATGAGTGGGTCAAGCTCCGGGAGCGTCTCGGGGACGAGCACTACGACCGCTACCTCGAGCAGTTCCGCGCCGACCGCTACGACCCCGCACAGTGGGCCGCCGATGCCAAGGCCGCCGGGATGCGCTACGCCATTCTGACCAGCAAGCACCACGAGGGTTTCTGCCTGTGGGACTCGGCGTTGACCGACTACAAGGCGACGAACACCCCCGCAGGCCGGGACCTGCTCGCCGAGTTCGTCACCGCCTTCCGTGCCGAGGGGCTGCGCGTCGGCTTCTATCACTCCCTGATCGACTGGCATCACCCCGACTATCCGCTGGACTGGATGCACCCGGCCTGGCGAAGCGGTGTCGAGCCCGGCGGTGACCTGCCCTCCTACGTCGAATACCTGCACGGCCAGGTCGAGGAGCTCGTCACCGCCCATCACCCCGACGTGCTGTGGTTCGACTTCTCCTTCCCCGAGTTCCCACCGGAGAAGGACGCGCCGGGCAAGGGGCGCGCGGACTGGCAGTCGGATCGGCTGGTGCGGCGGATCCGAGAGCTCGACCCGAATGTGCTGATCAACGACCGTCTCGACCTGCCGGGCAGCGCCGACTTCGTCACCCCGGAGGAGATGGCGCCGCACGCCCAGCCGCCTGCGGGAGAGCGGGCCGTGCCGTGGGAATCGTGCCGGACGCTGAACGGCTCCTGGGGTTACGCCCCGTCGTTCCAACAGTGGCTCGACGCCGGGCAGATCCTCCGATTGCTGATCGACGGCGTCGCCAAGAACGGCAATCTGCTGCTCAACGTCGGCCCCACCGGCCGAGGCGAGTTCGAGCCGAGGGCCAGGCGGTTGCTGGCCGAGGTCGGTGAGTGGATGCGCCTGCACGGCGAGTCGATCCATGGCGCGGGCGCGAGCACCGAGGTGCAGGCGCCCGCCGACTGCCGCATCACCCAGTCGGGAGATCGGGTGTTCGTCCACCTGTTCTCCTGGCCGGCCGGGCACCTGGTCCTGGAAGGACTTGCGGGCAGGTTGCGCTATGCCTCGTTCCTGCACGACGGCGCGGAGGTGCCCTTCGTCGAGGTGCGGGACTGGGTTGCCGATGTGCCACATCGGGTCGCACTGGGGCCGGAGGGCTCGGTGGTCCTCACCCTGCCCGCACGACAGCCGGAGTCAGCCGTTCCCGTCATCGAGTTGAGCCTGCGCGCGTAG
- a CDS encoding rhamnogalacturonan lyase family protein, whose translation MERRGRRARRSAVSAAGVAAALIAATLGAPTAATAQHRPAQDQPSQRGSDWVPVERQSYGVEPNLDRGVVALNQGEGRVYVGWRLLEADHDQVGFHVFRETDGRKTKLTRSPLRESTNLVDTTADLTKENTYTVQAVGNGAPDRRGTAYTLGADSAEQGYLAFDLADDIDQTARHIATGDLDGDGDLDFVIKRGNQNIDPSKGEEPTDTYKLEGYTNEGEFLWRRDLGVNLRTGIWYTPYVVADLNGDGKAEVAYKSSEVDEDLNGDGRTDYRGSANWRVYEGPEYVEILEGATGQTLHREDWISRGEPGEWGDEKGNRSERQQLAVAYLDGEKPSLIVMRGIYAQMKAEAWDFHGDEPVKLWSWLRPRDEQGKYTKGMGYHNIRTGDVDGDGRDELINGSVAIDDDGTTLWITGEGHGDRLHMTDIDPTRPGLEIFYVQEVEGHYEHPIHLRDAATGELIWGIEGEKWADVGRGSAADIDPTRPGLEVWSGRPDPTGATEIAPPTDKLYDATGEVVGTRPYSVNYGIWWDGDLLRESLDGVYIDKWDYENEELVNLVTAEADPASGTERYSVLGYGDVIGDWREEVFYVHDASEVRIYTTTIPTEHRFPTFLQDKDYRSSLASESSGYMQSTQPGFYFGAESAPSR comes from the coding sequence GTGGAGAGACGAGGCAGGCGAGCCCGCCGGTCTGCGGTGTCCGCAGCCGGAGTGGCGGCCGCACTGATCGCCGCGACGCTCGGGGCCCCGACGGCCGCGACCGCGCAGCACCGGCCTGCGCAGGATCAGCCGTCGCAGCGCGGCTCCGACTGGGTGCCCGTCGAACGACAGTCCTACGGTGTCGAGCCCAACCTCGACCGGGGCGTCGTCGCGTTGAACCAGGGCGAGGGTCGGGTCTACGTCGGCTGGCGGCTGTTGGAGGCCGACCACGACCAGGTCGGCTTCCATGTATTCCGGGAGACCGATGGCCGTAAGACCAAACTGACCAGGTCGCCGCTGCGCGAGAGCACCAATCTCGTCGACACCACGGCCGACCTGACCAAGGAGAACACCTACACGGTCCAGGCCGTGGGCAACGGTGCACCGGACCGTCGGGGCACCGCGTACACCCTCGGTGCCGACAGCGCCGAGCAGGGCTATCTCGCCTTCGATCTCGCCGACGACATCGACCAGACCGCGCGGCACATCGCCACCGGCGACCTGGACGGCGACGGCGATCTCGACTTCGTCATCAAGCGGGGCAACCAGAACATCGACCCGTCCAAGGGCGAGGAACCGACCGACACCTACAAGCTCGAGGGCTACACCAACGAGGGCGAGTTCCTCTGGCGGCGCGATCTGGGCGTGAATCTCCGGACGGGCATCTGGTACACCCCCTATGTCGTGGCCGATCTCAACGGCGACGGCAAGGCCGAGGTCGCCTACAAGTCGAGCGAGGTCGACGAGGACCTCAACGGCGACGGGCGCACCGACTATCGGGGATCGGCGAACTGGCGGGTCTACGAGGGGCCCGAGTACGTCGAGATCCTCGAGGGCGCGACCGGGCAGACCCTGCACCGGGAGGATTGGATCTCCCGAGGCGAACCGGGGGAGTGGGGCGACGAGAAGGGCAACCGCTCCGAACGCCAGCAGCTCGCGGTGGCCTACCTCGACGGCGAGAAGCCGAGCCTGATCGTCATGCGCGGCATCTACGCGCAGATGAAGGCCGAGGCCTGGGATTTCCACGGCGACGAACCCGTGAAGCTGTGGAGCTGGCTGCGGCCGAGGGACGAACAGGGCAAATACACCAAGGGGATGGGTTATCACAACATCCGCACCGGCGACGTGGACGGCGACGGCCGCGACGAGCTGATCAACGGCAGCGTCGCCATCGACGATGACGGCACCACCCTGTGGATCACCGGCGAGGGCCACGGCGACCGGCTGCACATGACCGACATCGACCCGACACGTCCCGGGCTGGAGATCTTCTACGTTCAGGAGGTCGAAGGTCACTACGAGCACCCCATCCACCTCAGGGACGCGGCGACCGGCGAACTGATCTGGGGTATCGAGGGCGAGAAGTGGGCCGACGTCGGTCGCGGCTCGGCCGCCGACATCGACCCCACCCGCCCGGGCCTGGAGGTGTGGTCGGGGCGGCCGGATCCCACGGGCGCCACCGAGATCGCGCCGCCGACCGACAAGTTGTACGACGCCACCGGCGAGGTCGTCGGCACCCGGCCGTACAGCGTCAACTACGGCATCTGGTGGGACGGCGACCTGCTGCGGGAGTCCCTGGACGGGGTCTACATCGACAAGTGGGACTACGAGAACGAGGAACTGGTGAACCTGGTGACCGCCGAGGCGGACCCGGCCAGCGGCACCGAGCGGTACTCGGTCCTGGGCTACGGCGATGTGATCGGCGACTGGCGTGAGGAGGTCTTCTACGTGCACGACGCCAGTGAGGTCCGGATCTACACCACCACGATTCCGACCGAACACCGGTTCCCGACCTTCCTGCAGGACAAGGACTACCGGTCCAGTCTGGCCAGCGAGTCCTCCGGATACATGCAGTCCACCCAGCCCGGGTTCTACTTCGGCGCGGAGTCCGCACCGAGCCGGTGA
- a CDS encoding ThuA domain-containing protein — protein sequence MNQPVDHPRVLVFSRTTAFRHRSIPAGVQAIRELGSEHGFAVEATEDAAVLTAEAAHQTAIVFLSTSGTVLDAGSRAELEKAVRAGAGFVGIHAASTTERDWPFYRELLGARFVDHPAIQPAGMTVEDATHPATAHLGATWDVVDEWYNFDGNPRGEVRVLLSVDESGYDPGPNTMGEDHPISWCHERFGGRSWYTALGHDIETYSDPSFRAHLLGGIRWAARLTA from the coding sequence ATGAATCAGCCCGTCGACCACCCCAGAGTCCTGGTGTTCTCCCGCACCACCGCATTCCGGCATCGCTCCATCCCCGCCGGGGTGCAGGCGATCCGCGAGCTGGGTTCGGAGCACGGCTTCGCGGTCGAGGCCACCGAGGACGCCGCAGTGCTGACCGCCGAGGCGGCACATCAGACGGCGATCGTCTTCCTCAGCACCAGCGGCACCGTGCTCGACGCCGGGAGCCGGGCCGAGTTGGAGAAGGCGGTCCGCGCGGGGGCGGGTTTCGTCGGGATCCACGCGGCGAGCACCACCGAGCGGGACTGGCCGTTCTATCGGGAACTACTCGGAGCCCGATTCGTCGACCACCCGGCCATCCAACCCGCCGGGATGACCGTCGAGGACGCCACGCATCCCGCCACCGCCCACCTCGGCGCCACCTGGGACGTCGTCGACGAGTGGTACAACTTCGACGGCAATCCGCGCGGCGAGGTGCGAGTCCTGCTCTCCGTCGACGAGTCCGGCTACGATCCGGGCCCCAACACCATGGGCGAGGATCACCCGATCTCCTGGTGCCACGAGCGTTTCGGCGGTCGCAGCTGGTACACCGCACTGGGCCACGACATCGAGACCTACTCGGATCCGAGCTTCCGCGCCCATCTGCTCGGTGGCATCCGCTGGGCCGCGCGCCTGACGGCCTGA
- a CDS encoding ABC transporter substrate-binding protein, whose product MLRRSLVGIVGAVAVLAAGCSSSAGEDDQVTLRFGYWGNDDRAEATNEAIALFEERNPNITVEASIASFESYFQKLATETAGRNAPDVIQMDYRYLREYGDRGALADLSSPEIAAELGTDGIAEELLSSGRLGDQLLGVPMSQNTQILFYDTELFEEAGVSPEDGWTWDDFAAATEAVSALDEGQMFGTADFGMAIDWFEVWLAQQGGELYTADGQLGYGAEEVAEYWDLADSFRESGAATPAEIGTGADGSIATSPMGKNRAASEFGYDSGLVSYTQTLGEQIGLAPFPSDGDQLGQYAKPSMLASVFSGSEHPAEAALFIDFMINDPEAGEILGTTRGMPANDEVRESISGSLEGAELAAYEFEEGIADQLVAAPAPPPPGEGAIKRDFQRINDEVAFGRLSVEEAAEEFIAGAQQQLS is encoded by the coding sequence ATGTTGAGACGTTCTCTGGTGGGGATCGTCGGCGCCGTCGCCGTGTTGGCCGCCGGCTGTAGCTCGTCTGCGGGCGAGGACGATCAGGTCACGTTGCGTTTCGGGTACTGGGGTAACGACGACCGCGCCGAGGCCACCAACGAGGCCATCGCCTTGTTCGAGGAGCGCAATCCGAACATCACGGTCGAGGCGTCCATCGCGTCGTTCGAGTCCTATTTCCAGAAGCTCGCCACCGAGACCGCCGGTCGGAACGCTCCCGACGTCATTCAGATGGACTACCGCTACCTCCGCGAGTACGGCGACCGGGGCGCCCTGGCGGATCTCTCCTCGCCGGAGATCGCCGCCGAGCTCGGCACCGACGGCATCGCCGAGGAACTACTGTCCTCCGGCAGGCTCGGCGACCAGCTGCTCGGCGTGCCGATGAGCCAGAACACCCAGATCCTCTTCTACGACACCGAGCTCTTCGAGGAGGCCGGCGTCTCCCCGGAGGACGGCTGGACCTGGGATGACTTCGCGGCGGCCACCGAGGCCGTCAGCGCATTGGACGAGGGTCAGATGTTCGGTACGGCGGACTTCGGCATGGCCATCGACTGGTTCGAGGTCTGGCTCGCCCAGCAGGGCGGCGAGCTCTACACCGCCGACGGCCAGCTCGGGTACGGCGCCGAGGAGGTCGCCGAGTACTGGGACCTCGCCGACAGCTTCCGTGAGTCCGGGGCGGCGACACCCGCCGAGATCGGCACCGGTGCCGACGGTTCCATCGCGACCAGCCCGATGGGCAAGAATCGGGCGGCATCGGAGTTCGGGTACGACAGCGGACTCGTCTCCTACACCCAGACCCTCGGCGAGCAGATCGGCCTCGCGCCGTTCCCCAGCGACGGCGACCAGCTCGGGCAGTACGCCAAGCCGAGCATGTTGGCATCGGTCTTCTCCGGATCCGAGCATCCCGCCGAGGCCGCGTTGTTCATCGACTTCATGATCAACGACCCGGAGGCGGGCGAGATCCTGGGCACCACCCGAGGGATGCCCGCCAACGACGAGGTGCGGGAGTCCATCAGCGGTTCGCTCGAAGGCGCCGAACTGGCCGCCTACGAGTTCGAGGAGGGCATCGCCGACCAGCTGGTCGCCGCACCCGCACCGCCGCCGCCCGGCGAGGGCGCCATCAAGCGGGACTTCCAGCGCATCAACGACGAGGTCGCCTTCGGTCGGCTGTCCGTCGAGGAAGCCGCGGAGGAGTTCATCGCGGGAGCGCAACAACAGCTCTCCTGA
- a CDS encoding helix-turn-helix domain-containing protein, which translates to MVRPPLSGVERERGERLGVLLRQARGERSMAQIAAIAGVSTETLRKIETGRVPTPAFFTVVALAAALDLSLDAVANASLGDEAGPALSA; encoded by the coding sequence ATGGTGCGACCCCCGTTGAGCGGTGTGGAACGTGAACGAGGCGAGCGACTGGGCGTTCTGCTCCGGCAGGCACGGGGCGAGCGCAGCATGGCGCAGATCGCCGCGATCGCAGGCGTCTCCACCGAGACCCTGCGCAAGATCGAGACCGGCCGGGTCCCGACCCCCGCCTTCTTCACCGTGGTCGCGCTGGCCGCCGCCCTCGACCTGTCCCTGGACGCCGTGGCGAACGCCAGCCTCGGCGATGAGGCGGGCCCCGCGCTCTCCGCCTGA
- the map gene encoding type I methionyl aminopeptidase: MVEIKTASELSAMREAGRVVGRALVEVQAEAKAGVSLLELDELAHTVMREAGAKPSFLHYQPTFATTPFTGVLCTSVNDAIVHGIPSRYRLQDGDLVSIDCGAELDGWHGDAAVSIVIGTGTEADHRLIADTTEALEAGIAAAVVGGRIGDISHAVGTIGRARGRGIPADFGGHGVGRALHEGPALPNDGEPGRGMRLRPGLVLAIEPMFMAGGRDAYRVDEDGWTLRTVDGSRAAHVEHTVAVTEEGPRILTLP; encoded by the coding sequence ATGGTCGAGATCAAGACAGCCTCGGAGCTGTCCGCGATGCGCGAGGCGGGCCGCGTGGTCGGCAGGGCACTGGTCGAAGTCCAAGCCGAGGCCAAGGCCGGCGTCTCCCTGCTGGAGCTGGACGAGCTGGCGCACACTGTGATGCGGGAGGCGGGCGCCAAACCGTCGTTCCTGCACTATCAGCCGACCTTCGCGACCACGCCGTTCACCGGAGTGCTGTGCACCTCGGTCAACGACGCCATCGTGCACGGCATCCCGAGCCGATACCGGTTGCAGGACGGCGACCTGGTCAGCATCGACTGCGGCGCGGAACTCGACGGCTGGCACGGCGACGCGGCCGTCAGCATCGTGATCGGTACGGGCACCGAGGCCGACCACCGCCTGATCGCCGACACCACCGAGGCGCTGGAGGCGGGCATCGCCGCAGCCGTGGTGGGCGGCAGAATCGGCGACATCTCGCACGCCGTGGGCACCATCGGACGGGCCAGAGGACGTGGAATCCCCGCGGACTTCGGCGGACACGGTGTCGGTCGCGCCCTGCACGAGGGGCCCGCCCTGCCCAACGACGGCGAACCCGGACGCGGGATGCGGTTGCGTCCCGGTCTGGTCCTGGCCATCGAACCCATGTTCATGGCGGGCGGCCGCGACGCCTACCGGGTGGACGAGGACGGCTGGACCCTGCGCACCGTCGACGGCAGCCGCGCCGCACACGTCGAACACACCGTCGCGGTGACCGAGGAGGGTCCGCGCATCCTCACGCTCCCCTGA